A single genomic interval of Rhodopirellula bahusiensis harbors:
- a CDS encoding RNA polymerase sigma factor has product MARGNSTLDAPDPIPPPVERPVCQNQSRDRASSRTAARWDDLNPTDADLLDAWVTDDCLEALDTLVRRYAQMVLSVCIRRCNDRADADDAMQTTFLYLAQSAKKIRSPERLAGWLHRVAQRASIATMMSPERAHQDLSDVPSEPVDPLERLTLRHQAIVLDEELSELPEKYRSAIVLHHQQGVTVIETAKRMGTTEGTVRGWLARGKSRLARQLRLRGVAPMAAWAAAHAWSATEAMAAQAAFELTCPPTTTIPTGEPDAAPGADLGKSHWADCSSPTHFSALESHLTQGIATMPVVTILGSTAAIGLALLVAFAVPAGNDENGRSASVLTFATPDADSSTTLAQFTQNTQANNPDAGPRTQLPGVQSVPAPVRPTPPTPPIPPTPPVPSTGTSQVAKRVAETLDQPTSLSFESNIRSLPETLQDSIRTPVLLDEQAMTLGQIDIDSLHVQFDSKGDQPLRTLLRKALEPAGLKAIVDDDGLLITADMTVLTRRGVSTDRWLDMTPEEEVKLDEIMDRKVSYNFPDMPLNDAARIMSEDVNFPILIDKLALETEGFSIDVPVDVAVESVSFRSFLRLMLRPMDLTYQYKDEVLQFTSVEASDASLRQRLYFLEGTGLPRGGDIGTMEMITSTIQPDAWEALGGYSTISSVNHSREGRPALLVSTTDEVHKEVEDLMRALRDTHTGEDPRLPDEEFQQQQKKRLQPIGAGMMGGGGGGGGGGFF; this is encoded by the coding sequence ATGGCCAGAGGAAATTCCACGCTCGACGCGCCGGATCCAATCCCGCCTCCCGTTGAACGTCCCGTCTGCCAGAACCAATCCCGAGATCGCGCGAGCTCGCGTACCGCAGCCCGTTGGGACGACCTCAATCCAACCGACGCGGATCTGCTCGACGCCTGGGTCACGGACGATTGTCTCGAAGCCCTCGACACACTGGTCCGGCGCTACGCCCAAATGGTTCTCAGCGTTTGCATCCGACGCTGCAACGACCGAGCCGACGCCGACGATGCAATGCAAACGACATTTTTGTACCTCGCCCAATCGGCGAAGAAGATCCGAAGCCCAGAACGGTTGGCCGGATGGCTACACCGTGTCGCCCAACGTGCCAGCATCGCGACCATGATGTCACCTGAACGCGCTCACCAGGATTTGTCAGACGTCCCCTCGGAACCCGTCGATCCATTGGAACGTTTGACGCTTCGACACCAAGCAATCGTATTGGACGAAGAACTTTCGGAACTGCCCGAAAAGTACCGATCCGCCATCGTGTTGCATCATCAGCAAGGCGTCACGGTCATCGAAACAGCCAAACGAATGGGAACCACCGAAGGAACCGTTCGCGGTTGGCTGGCTCGTGGCAAATCGCGTCTCGCTCGACAACTTCGACTTCGTGGCGTCGCACCGATGGCAGCGTGGGCGGCAGCTCATGCCTGGAGCGCCACCGAAGCGATGGCCGCGCAAGCCGCCTTCGAACTCACTTGCCCACCAACGACGACCATTCCAACTGGCGAACCAGACGCCGCCCCCGGCGCAGACCTTGGCAAATCCCATTGGGCCGATTGCTCGTCACCCACCCACTTCTCTGCTCTTGAATCTCATTTGACACAAGGAATCGCCACCATGCCTGTCGTCACCATTCTCGGGTCCACCGCCGCCATCGGATTGGCCTTGCTAGTCGCTTTCGCGGTCCCCGCCGGCAACGATGAAAATGGACGCTCCGCCAGCGTTCTTACATTCGCGACACCGGACGCAGACTCTTCCACCACGCTGGCGCAATTCACGCAAAACACGCAAGCCAACAATCCGGATGCAGGGCCTCGTACGCAACTTCCGGGCGTTCAATCGGTGCCTGCTCCCGTTCGGCCGACACCGCCCACACCACCGATTCCCCCCACCCCGCCCGTACCATCCACCGGCACCAGCCAGGTTGCGAAGCGAGTGGCGGAAACGCTGGATCAGCCAACGTCACTTTCGTTCGAATCCAATATCCGTTCGCTACCGGAAACACTGCAAGACTCGATCCGGACGCCAGTCCTGCTCGACGAACAAGCCATGACACTGGGACAGATCGACATCGACAGCCTCCATGTTCAGTTCGATTCGAAGGGTGATCAACCGCTTCGTACATTGCTTCGAAAAGCCTTGGAGCCTGCGGGTTTGAAGGCAATCGTCGACGACGACGGCCTGCTGATCACAGCCGACATGACCGTGCTGACTCGCAGAGGAGTTTCGACCGATCGCTGGTTGGACATGACACCGGAAGAGGAAGTGAAGCTCGATGAAATCATGGACAGAAAGGTTTCCTACAACTTCCCCGATATGCCATTGAACGATGCCGCTCGCATCATGTCGGAAGATGTCAATTTCCCGATCCTGATCGACAAGCTTGCCTTGGAAACAGAAGGGTTTTCGATTGACGTCCCGGTAGACGTTGCCGTCGAGTCCGTTTCTTTTCGGTCCTTTCTGCGTCTGATGCTTCGTCCAATGGACCTAACGTATCAATACAAGGATGAGGTGTTGCAGTTCACCAGCGTGGAAGCGAGTGACGCAAGTCTTCGGCAGCGGTTGTACTTTCTCGAAGGCACCGGCCTGCCCAGAGGAGGCGACATTGGCACGATGGAAATGATTACATCGACCATCCAGCCGGACGCCTGGGAAGCTCTCGGCGGCTACTCGACGATCAGTTCCGTCAACCATTCGCGAGAAGGCCGTCCCGCGTTGCTCGTCAGCACAACCGACGAAGTGCACAAAGAAGTCGAAGACCTGATGCGTGCTCTTCGCGATACACACACCGGCGAAGACCCACGTCTTCCCGACGAAGAGTTCCAGCAACAACAAAAGAAGAGACTGCAACCAATTGGAGCGGGAATGATGGGCGGTGGTGGGGGAGGCGGTGGTGGCGGATTCTTCTGA
- the malQ gene encoding 4-alpha-glucanotransferase, with amino-acid sequence MRFPRSSGILCHITSLPSELGIGDLGSAAYEMVDFLHAAGQSIWQILPLSPPAYGNSPYSAYSAFGGNALLISLETLVDEGLLESSDVQGFPESDPACVDFGVVSEFKHARLKLAYERYLANPPRELKIAFELFLDTNDWWLDEFSLFEVFLNKYKESNWSKWPDPISHREADALGQARQEMAREIDYSRFQQFLFDRQWNRLKAYANERQVQLCGDMPIFVAYESADVWGNQDMFALKEDGTPALIAGVPPDYFSETGQLWGNPQYDWEALENANYAWWTARFRRALEQFDLLRVDHFRGFEAYWEVPYGAETAIDGQWRTGPGAKPFQAAAKELGELPFIAEDLGMITDAVHQLREELGFPGMRVLQFGFANMEDDFHRPSTYPESCVAYTGTHDNDTVMGWYHLRTPPEAGSDPLDDVVHSDEEVHWQLIDAVMSSEAEIAIVPIQDVLGLGNEARMNLPGIADGNWAWRLSPQALTQAHADRLASLCQERGRLTHEVPSVG; translated from the coding sequence ATGCGTTTCCCGCGATCCTCCGGCATCCTTTGTCACATCACCAGTTTGCCATCGGAATTGGGCATCGGTGACCTGGGTTCCGCAGCGTACGAGATGGTCGACTTCTTGCACGCGGCCGGCCAATCGATTTGGCAAATTCTGCCCCTCAGTCCTCCCGCCTATGGCAACTCGCCCTACAGTGCGTACTCCGCGTTCGGGGGCAACGCGTTGTTAATCAGTTTGGAAACGCTGGTCGACGAAGGTCTGCTTGAATCGTCCGACGTGCAAGGGTTCCCCGAAAGTGATCCAGCATGCGTGGACTTCGGCGTGGTCAGCGAGTTCAAACACGCGCGGTTGAAACTGGCCTACGAACGCTACCTTGCGAATCCACCTCGCGAATTGAAGATTGCGTTCGAACTTTTCTTGGACACCAACGATTGGTGGCTCGATGAGTTCTCTTTGTTCGAAGTGTTCTTGAACAAGTACAAAGAATCGAACTGGTCCAAGTGGCCCGATCCAATCAGTCACCGCGAAGCGGATGCACTCGGGCAAGCTCGCCAAGAAATGGCACGCGAAATTGATTATTCGCGGTTCCAACAATTTCTGTTCGATCGCCAATGGAACCGACTGAAGGCGTACGCAAACGAGCGACAAGTTCAACTTTGCGGCGACATGCCTATCTTCGTTGCCTACGAGAGTGCTGATGTTTGGGGCAACCAAGACATGTTCGCACTGAAGGAGGACGGCACGCCGGCATTGATCGCGGGAGTTCCGCCGGACTACTTTAGCGAAACAGGACAACTTTGGGGCAACCCACAATACGATTGGGAAGCACTGGAGAACGCCAACTACGCTTGGTGGACGGCACGCTTCCGTCGGGCGTTGGAGCAATTCGACTTGTTACGAGTCGACCACTTCCGGGGCTTCGAAGCCTACTGGGAAGTTCCCTACGGTGCGGAAACAGCAATCGACGGACAGTGGCGAACCGGCCCCGGTGCAAAACCATTCCAAGCCGCCGCGAAAGAACTCGGCGAACTTCCCTTCATCGCGGAAGACCTGGGAATGATCACCGACGCGGTTCATCAGCTGCGTGAAGAACTCGGCTTTCCCGGAATGCGAGTTCTGCAGTTTGGATTCGCCAACATGGAAGATGACTTCCATCGACCATCGACCTATCCCGAATCGTGCGTCGCCTACACCGGCACCCATGACAACGACACGGTGATGGGTTGGTATCACTTGCGTACGCCACCCGAAGCAGGCTCGGATCCGCTCGACGATGTCGTGCACAGCGACGAAGAGGTGCATTGGCAGTTGATCGATGCCGTCATGTCATCGGAAGCAGAAATCGCGATCGTTCCGATCCAGGATGTGTTGGGACTCGGCAACGAAGCCCGAATGAATTTGCCTGGCATCGCAGATGGCAATTGGGCATGGCGATTGTCACCCCAAGCGTTGACGCAAGCCCACGCCGACCGTCTCGCTTCGCTCTGCCAAGAACGAGGCCGCCTGACGCACGAAGTTCCCAGCGTCGGCTAA
- the mqnC gene encoding cyclic dehypoxanthinyl futalosine synthase: MNAPANSSAVHEILAKAVAGDRLTSADGLTLLESHDLAAIGAAAEKISRAKHPEPYRTYNIDRNINYTNVCTAVCDFCAFYRGPKSDEGYVLPREVLLQKIQETVDLGGNQILLQGGLHPKYKLDWYEEMLGDIKSRFPEVNVHGFSPPELHHFTKVNKLPLRDVLSRLKDAGLGSVPGGGAEVLTDRVRNEITRGKVMTDDWLNVMRVWHELGGISSSTMMFGHVETLEERIEHLDRLRSLQDETGGFTAFICWTFQPDNTDMSDVRPTGSFEYLKMLAVSRLFLDNIPNIQSSWVTQGLKIGQMALMFGANDMGSLMIEENVVAEAGTVHYLSLQQIREAIEELGFIPRQRDVHYNLVDEQLEAKAIQANGEQSARELVQLAV, from the coding sequence ATGAACGCACCCGCCAACTCATCTGCCGTCCACGAAATCCTCGCCAAGGCCGTCGCTGGGGACCGGCTGACATCCGCCGACGGTCTGACGCTGCTCGAAAGCCACGACCTGGCAGCGATCGGTGCCGCCGCCGAAAAGATTTCGCGAGCCAAGCATCCGGAACCTTATCGCACCTACAACATCGATCGGAACATCAACTACACCAACGTCTGCACGGCGGTGTGTGACTTCTGCGCGTTCTATCGTGGACCGAAAAGCGACGAAGGTTACGTGCTGCCTCGTGAAGTTCTGCTGCAGAAAATCCAAGAGACCGTTGATCTGGGCGGCAACCAAATCTTGCTGCAAGGCGGCCTGCATCCAAAGTACAAACTCGATTGGTACGAGGAGATGCTCGGCGACATCAAGTCACGCTTTCCCGAGGTGAACGTTCATGGTTTCTCGCCGCCAGAACTGCATCACTTCACCAAAGTCAACAAGCTACCGCTTCGAGATGTCCTGTCGCGATTGAAAGACGCGGGACTGGGCAGTGTGCCTGGTGGTGGTGCCGAAGTTTTGACCGATCGCGTTCGCAACGAGATCACTCGTGGCAAAGTCATGACAGACGATTGGTTGAACGTCATGCGAGTGTGGCACGAGCTGGGCGGGATCAGTTCCAGCACGATGATGTTCGGTCACGTCGAGACACTCGAGGAACGAATCGAACACCTCGATCGTTTGCGAAGTCTGCAGGACGAAACGGGTGGCTTCACCGCGTTCATCTGCTGGACGTTCCAACCTGACAACACCGACATGTCTGACGTTCGACCGACCGGCTCGTTCGAATATCTAAAAATGTTGGCCGTCTCGCGATTGTTCTTGGACAACATTCCCAACATTCAAAGTAGTTGGGTCACGCAAGGTTTGAAGATTGGGCAAATGGCGTTGATGTTCGGTGCCAATGACATGGGAAGCCTGATGATCGAAGAAAACGTCGTTGCCGAAGCCGGAACGGTGCACTATCTGTCATTGCAACAAATTCGCGAAGCAATTGAGGAACTCGGTTTCATCCCTCGCCAGCGTGATGTGCACTACAACCTGGTCGACGAACAATTGGAAGCCAAAGCCATTCAGGCAAACGGGGAACAATCGGCAAGAGAATTGGTCCAATTGGCGGTTTGA
- a CDS encoding menaquinone biosynthetic enzyme MqnA/MqnD family protein, translated as MLRLGAVSYLNTKPLIETLPERLGQLGKLRLDLPSRLARDLAAGKLDIALIPSVEYFRGGDDYEIISDAAIACRGPVWSVRVLSRVPMNQIRTLALDEGSRTSAAMSQILLAEMHGLRPETVPFPIGSSPDEIDADALLMIGDRAMHPAPAKYKEIWDLGDRWVRWTELPFVFAMWVARRSAVADPEIRQQIETALNVSRDEGMQQFETIAKREAAGHGLTIEDLHRYFAENLHFQLGNGERSGLAAFREKAEHLGLVPASHSPLQD; from the coding sequence ATGCTCCGCCTTGGTGCAGTTTCCTATCTGAACACAAAACCGTTGATCGAAACGCTTCCGGAGCGTTTGGGACAACTTGGCAAGTTGCGTTTGGATCTGCCTTCGAGGCTTGCTCGCGACCTAGCGGCTGGTAAATTGGACATCGCGTTGATCCCCAGCGTCGAATATTTCCGCGGGGGAGACGACTACGAAATCATTTCCGACGCCGCGATTGCTTGTCGCGGCCCGGTCTGGAGCGTGCGGGTGTTGAGCCGAGTTCCGATGAACCAGATCCGAACATTGGCTCTGGACGAAGGCAGTCGCACCAGCGCCGCGATGTCCCAGATCTTGCTGGCGGAGATGCATGGACTGCGTCCGGAAACAGTGCCATTCCCGATCGGTTCATCGCCCGACGAAATCGACGCCGACGCGTTGTTGATGATTGGCGATCGAGCCATGCATCCGGCTCCGGCCAAGTACAAAGAGATCTGGGACCTTGGCGACCGCTGGGTTCGCTGGACCGAGTTGCCATTTGTGTTTGCCATGTGGGTGGCCCGCCGCTCCGCCGTCGCTGATCCTGAGATCCGCCAGCAAATTGAAACCGCATTGAACGTGTCCCGCGACGAGGGAATGCAGCAATTCGAAACTATCGCCAAACGCGAAGCCGCGGGTCACGGTCTGACGATTGAGGACCTGCATCGCTACTTCGCTGAGAATCTTCACTTTCAACTCGGCAACGGCGAACGATCGGGGCTGGCAGCCTTCCGCGAAAAAGCCGAACATCTGGGGCTGGTCCCCGCTTCCCACTCACCTTTGCAAGATTGA
- a CDS encoding class I SAM-dependent methyltransferase → MLTPIELPAGLDSTEIPTEIHAMVHGVKQRIEAFQDRWDRPQIELFVAADYLHVYQTMRWVAESQMLNNSRFVEWGCGFAAITWLAAAVGWDSIGIESEPELIRQGEMTLKDWQETLAAIPKAGPTPELVRGNFLPEGSETLADDPTLPSLGHSIESAYASIGLDVEDFGIIYSYPWPGEDDFHEYVFHRYAAYGSVMVLFKGPNEMRVWRKTRGRS, encoded by the coding sequence ATGCTGACACCGATCGAATTGCCCGCCGGCTTGGACTCGACCGAAATCCCGACCGAAATCCACGCGATGGTGCATGGGGTCAAACAGAGAATCGAAGCCTTCCAAGACCGCTGGGACCGACCCCAGATCGAATTGTTTGTCGCCGCCGACTACTTGCACGTCTATCAGACAATGCGTTGGGTCGCCGAATCACAAATGCTGAACAATTCGCGATTTGTGGAATGGGGATGCGGATTCGCCGCGATCACGTGGCTGGCGGCTGCGGTCGGCTGGGATTCCATCGGAATCGAATCCGAACCAGAACTGATCCGCCAGGGCGAAATGACACTGAAGGATTGGCAGGAAACGCTCGCCGCGATCCCGAAGGCTGGACCGACTCCCGAATTGGTGAGAGGCAACTTCCTGCCGGAGGGATCCGAGACGCTCGCGGACGATCCGACGCTGCCAAGTCTTGGCCACTCGATCGAATCAGCCTACGCGTCGATCGGTTTGGATGTGGAGGACTTCGGAATCATCTACAGCTACCCTTGGCCGGGCGAAGACGATTTCCATGAATACGTTTTTCATCGCTATGCGGCGTACGGTTCGGTGATGGTGCTTTTCAAAGGCCCCAACGAAATGCGAGTTTGGCGAAAAACCCGCGGCCGCAGCTGA
- a CDS encoding ATPase, T2SS/T4P/T4SS family — MNLTSVDFSQPSIGWLDEMWGQLEHTDEKDQPPEEQLAEQCGLTDESKLASVYASHYLLPLFEPPIGLSIPVDRRLTQYLPADFCKENELVPLAVQDHSLEVAIASPSALLLADDVRRISGLQMRPLFARATVVRKACDELYGELKPPAQSTGAVVEPEATDVDPLENTSAKRTPQPPPIAKPVVPSPMNLTAYDLKAAERATWQNQLVAESGLTIYCGRKSLDKNPLARLWGVWSSQTHGRPARKWNPLQRELVESDPSVVIIPDLNNRTSAEVCLHSVLQGERVFAVVHARDPVSAILRLRAWGQIGHLLAEQINLLIHQNGLSRSECRSIEIDDTRRSALASENDMGRLQKLFPSTGSFLCGP, encoded by the coding sequence ATGAATTTAACGTCAGTCGATTTCAGCCAACCGTCAATCGGTTGGCTAGACGAAATGTGGGGGCAACTCGAGCACACTGATGAAAAGGACCAACCGCCGGAAGAACAGTTGGCTGAACAGTGTGGTTTGACCGACGAATCAAAGCTCGCTTCGGTCTATGCATCGCACTATTTGTTGCCGTTGTTCGAGCCGCCGATCGGGTTGTCGATTCCCGTTGACCGCCGTCTCACGCAATATCTGCCTGCTGACTTTTGCAAAGAGAATGAGCTGGTTCCCTTGGCCGTTCAGGATCACAGTCTGGAGGTCGCCATCGCGTCTCCTTCGGCGTTGCTATTGGCCGATGACGTTCGGCGAATCAGCGGGTTGCAGATGCGTCCCTTGTTCGCGCGAGCAACCGTGGTTCGAAAGGCATGCGATGAACTGTATGGCGAATTGAAACCACCGGCCCAGTCCACTGGAGCGGTCGTCGAACCAGAAGCAACGGATGTCGACCCTCTTGAGAACACATCTGCAAAACGAACTCCTCAGCCGCCGCCGATTGCCAAGCCCGTCGTTCCGTCGCCCATGAACTTAACCGCCTACGATCTCAAAGCCGCCGAGCGAGCGACTTGGCAAAATCAATTGGTTGCCGAAAGCGGGCTGACAATTTACTGCGGACGAAAAAGTCTGGACAAAAATCCCTTGGCGAGGTTGTGGGGTGTCTGGTCCAGCCAAACGCACGGGCGTCCGGCTCGAAAATGGAACCCGTTGCAACGTGAATTGGTGGAATCCGACCCTTCCGTGGTCATCATTCCGGACCTGAACAACCGAACTTCCGCAGAAGTTTGTCTGCACTCGGTGTTGCAGGGAGAGCGTGTTTTCGCGGTCGTTCACGCTCGAGACCCCGTCTCGGCGATTTTGCGGCTCCGGGCTTGGGGACAAATTGGCCACTTGCTCGCCGAACAGATTAACCTGTTGATACATCAGAACGGCCTTTCCAGGTCGGAGTGTCGCAGCATCGAAATCGATGACACGCGTCGTTCCGCCCTGGCGTCCGAAAATGACATGGGCCGATTGCAAAAGCTTTTTCCTTCCACTGGCAGCTTTCTATGTGGCCCCTGA
- the hemP gene encoding hemin uptake protein HemP has translation MTDSKPSSAADPTWGEIPAGSVVEGVPASNPAVESVPSATTMSTGGMPKIIRFEALARCGGEIWIENEGQIYRLRKTRQGKLILTK, from the coding sequence ATGACTGATTCAAAACCTTCGTCGGCAGCCGATCCAACTTGGGGAGAAATCCCGGCTGGATCGGTCGTGGAAGGTGTACCGGCAAGCAATCCGGCGGTGGAGTCAGTTCCTTCGGCGACAACGATGTCGACCGGTGGAATGCCAAAAATCATCCGATTCGAGGCCTTGGCACGTTGCGGTGGTGAAATCTGGATCGAAAACGAAGGCCAGATTTACCGACTCCGTAAGACCCGCCAGGGCAAACTGATTCTGACGAAATGA
- the gatA gene encoding Asp-tRNA(Asn)/Glu-tRNA(Gln) amidotransferase subunit GatA produces MLHSASEILKQLDSGDVTAVEIIGQSLAAIRASQPTINAFTHIAEETAMQAAESVDADRKAGKTLGPLAGLPVAIKDVLCTSDMPTTCSSKMLQDFVPPYDATVVARLKSAGAIVVGKTNMDEFAMGASTETSAMGVTGNPWDTTKTPGGSSGGAAAAVAAGTVPLSLGTDTGGSIRQPAAFCGITGLKPTYGRVSRYGLVAFASSLDQAGPMGWSVDDVAIGLQAMAGYDPRDSTSVNAEVPDFTPAMAAEDVRGMRIGVLREGLDQDGISPAVRDALATAESVLREQGAEIVEVELPHSKYWVPTYYVIAPCEASSNLSRFDGAHYGYRVGDAEIAAADSGPLEAMYSLSRAGGFGSEVKRRIMVGTYALSEGYYDAYYNQALKVRRLIRNDYDAAFQQVDLLLGPVTPSPAFALNEKTDDPIAMYLCDLFTVGANLAGVPAISLPGGFDAAGLPVGVQLQAPVMEETRLLRAGNVFQMASDFHTRRPPIFTANHSQ; encoded by the coding sequence ATGTTGCATTCGGCCTCGGAAATTCTGAAACAGCTCGATTCTGGCGATGTCACTGCCGTCGAGATCATCGGACAATCACTCGCAGCCATCCGAGCTTCGCAGCCGACGATCAACGCGTTCACTCACATCGCGGAAGAGACCGCGATGCAGGCCGCGGAGTCCGTGGACGCCGATCGCAAAGCTGGCAAAACACTTGGCCCGTTGGCCGGTTTGCCCGTCGCGATCAAAGACGTTCTGTGCACATCGGACATGCCAACGACATGCTCGTCCAAGATGCTGCAGGATTTCGTCCCGCCATACGACGCGACCGTGGTCGCTCGGCTGAAGAGTGCGGGCGCGATCGTGGTTGGCAAAACCAACATGGACGAATTCGCGATGGGTGCCAGCACCGAAACCAGTGCGATGGGCGTGACGGGCAACCCGTGGGACACGACCAAAACACCAGGCGGAAGCAGCGGTGGTGCGGCAGCCGCCGTCGCAGCGGGAACCGTGCCACTCAGCTTGGGCACTGACACCGGAGGATCGATCCGGCAACCGGCAGCGTTCTGCGGCATCACCGGATTGAAACCCACCTACGGTCGAGTCAGCCGGTACGGGTTGGTCGCGTTTGCCAGCAGCCTCGATCAAGCCGGCCCGATGGGTTGGTCAGTCGATGACGTCGCCATCGGGTTGCAAGCAATGGCGGGTTACGACCCTCGTGACAGCACCTCGGTTAACGCGGAAGTCCCCGATTTCACTCCCGCGATGGCCGCCGAAGACGTTCGAGGCATGCGGATCGGCGTATTGCGAGAAGGGCTCGACCAAGACGGCATCTCGCCCGCCGTTCGCGACGCTCTCGCGACCGCTGAATCGGTGCTTCGTGAACAGGGTGCCGAGATCGTCGAAGTGGAACTGCCACACAGCAAGTACTGGGTGCCGACCTATTACGTGATTGCACCCTGCGAAGCCAGCAGCAACTTGTCTCGATTCGACGGAGCTCACTACGGCTATCGCGTTGGCGACGCCGAGATCGCAGCGGCTGATTCCGGACCGCTCGAAGCGATGTACTCGCTCAGTCGTGCGGGCGGATTCGGCAGCGAAGTCAAACGCCGAATCATGGTCGGCACTTACGCTCTGAGCGAAGGTTACTACGACGCGTACTACAACCAAGCGCTCAAGGTCCGCCGATTGATCCGCAACGATTACGACGCCGCATTCCAGCAAGTCGACTTATTGCTCGGCCCGGTGACTCCGTCGCCCGCGTTCGCTCTGAACGAAAAAACCGACGACCCGATCGCGATGTACCTGTGCGACCTGTTCACCGTCGGAGCCAACTTGGCTGGCGTGCCCGCGATTTCGCTGCCCGGAGGATTCGACGCCGCCGGATTGCCGGTCGGGGTGCAATTGCAGGCACCGGTGATGGAAGAGACTCGGCTGCTGCGAGCCGGGAATGTGTTCCAAATGGCCAGCGATTTCCACACTCGCCGGCCGCCTATTTTTACTGCAAATCATTCGCAATAA
- a CDS encoding sensor histidine kinase — protein sequence MSSADLFAGWLPPIVIQHDEGAVHPTHEERIWLPMRSSSSSTLLHALVSRDTSTTFRRKLRNTLRHDPALCLFTAAKLVQEHERGWRPIAGQWTTKQLADWWVRHGADVWDGSAFLSCPESQTGESLLQRLMRLDQHFQTLPFSRWLLESDLWWKAAGLSCRSSICQSLHSIRLIDSDQSKSSPVTRKHASNLDAHQAFGKVTAMVAERERLQGDFSESLETVRRDLAKQLAYGLSHEINNPLANIATRAQGLIASASGPQQAESLQRIVDQSYRAHAMIADLMFYAHPPEPQFESGFATKQVVEDVIEPMNASLQRDAITVEFHDAFSVKCDGDPAMFGEAVRALIRNAVESIGVEGQIVISIEPEADAKHCLVRVSDSGQGLTAEDAARAFDPYFSGREAGRGLGLSLCRVHRIAELHGGSIRLHPALIGCVAELTWPMHAS from the coding sequence GTGTCATCGGCTGATTTGTTTGCCGGCTGGCTACCTCCCATCGTCATCCAGCATGACGAAGGGGCGGTGCATCCCACGCATGAAGAACGCATTTGGTTACCAATGCGTTCAAGCTCGTCGTCGACGTTGCTGCACGCGCTCGTATCACGCGACACAAGCACGACGTTCCGTCGAAAGCTGCGCAACACGCTGCGACATGACCCGGCGTTGTGTTTGTTCACGGCAGCGAAGTTGGTGCAGGAACACGAACGAGGTTGGCGACCGATCGCTGGCCAATGGACCACCAAACAATTGGCGGATTGGTGGGTCCGACACGGTGCCGACGTTTGGGACGGATCCGCGTTTCTCTCGTGCCCCGAATCCCAGACCGGCGAAAGCTTGCTCCAGCGACTCATGCGGCTGGACCAGCATTTTCAAACGCTACCGTTTTCACGGTGGTTGCTGGAATCCGATCTCTGGTGGAAAGCCGCGGGGCTTTCTTGTCGTTCCAGCATTTGCCAATCGTTGCACTCGATCCGTCTGATTGATTCGGACCAATCCAAGTCATCGCCCGTCACAAGAAAACACGCGTCCAATCTGGATGCTCATCAGGCGTTTGGCAAGGTGACCGCGATGGTTGCCGAACGCGAACGTTTGCAAGGTGATTTCTCGGAGTCACTTGAAACGGTCCGGCGCGATTTGGCGAAACAACTGGCTTATGGTTTGTCGCACGAGATCAACAACCCACTTGCCAACATCGCGACACGTGCCCAGGGATTGATCGCTTCGGCGTCGGGACCACAACAAGCGGAGTCGTTGCAACGCATTGTCGACCAGTCCTACCGGGCTCATGCGATGATCGCGGACTTGATGTTCTACGCGCATCCGCCCGAGCCTCAATTTGAATCCGGTTTCGCAACAAAGCAAGTCGTGGAGGACGTCATCGAACCGATGAATGCGTCGCTGCAACGCGATGCGATCACGGTCGAGTTCCATGATGCATTCTCTGTGAAATGCGACGGTGACCCGGCAATGTTCGGCGAGGCGGTTCGGGCTCTCATTCGCAATGCTGTGGAATCGATCGGAGTCGAAGGACAAATTGTGATATCGATCGAACCGGAAGCAGATGCGAAACACTGCCTCGTTCGGGTATCCGACAGCGGCCAAGGCTTGACCGCTGAAGACGCGGCCCGTGCGTTCGATCCGTACTTCAGCGGACGCGAAGCCGGTCGCGGACTTGGGTTGTCGCTGTGCCGAGTCCACCGGATCGCGGAGCTTCACGGAGGATCGATCCGGTTGCATCCGGCACTGATTGGCTGCGTCGCCGAGTTGACTTGGCCGATGCACGCATCCTGA